One Planktothrix serta PCC 8927 DNA window includes the following coding sequences:
- a CDS encoding McrC family protein: MKIIELIEHQSKFFKPEELEEAIADLIYHNYSKYIEIEYPSPKTQKQYKLTAKSYVGFIPLTPDIQILLKPKVPIANLFRMLEYTYNLKSFQLLDGSVHCETIPEFYNRLADILTQKILEQSRKGFYRAYVKNTELLPYVRGKVDFQYQFKHPGKVKLNCQYNQYTADIEENQILLWTLYIIGRSGLCSEQLSTTVRKAYHTLQGLATQRPFKGDNCINRSYNRLNQDYQTLHSLCRFFLDHCGVAHQIGNYQMFPFLVRTDILYERFVYAWLKFHLPGNFEIKAQEIVDFCKIIESQIDLVIYDKNTKQVIFILDTKYKIPDSKPSNSDIYQAIAYATLKKSQNAILVYPKPLNQPLNCLVPNSSIRLQSLTFSLEDDLEQSGQRFLKALFNNIIQ, from the coding sequence ATGAAAATAATTGAACTGATAGAACATCAATCTAAATTCTTTAAACCAGAGGAATTAGAAGAAGCGATCGCAGATCTCATCTATCATAATTATTCTAAATATATTGAGATTGAGTATCCATCCCCGAAAACCCAGAAACAATATAAACTTACCGCTAAAAGTTATGTGGGTTTTATTCCCTTAACCCCTGATATTCAGATTTTGCTAAAACCCAAAGTTCCTATTGCTAATTTATTTAGGATGTTGGAATATACCTATAATTTAAAAAGTTTTCAACTCCTAGACGGATCAGTTCATTGTGAAACTATTCCTGAATTTTATAATCGATTAGCTGATATTTTAACACAAAAAATATTAGAACAAAGTCGAAAAGGATTTTATCGAGCTTATGTTAAAAATACTGAACTTTTACCTTATGTTCGGGGAAAGGTTGATTTTCAATATCAGTTTAAACATCCTGGGAAAGTTAAACTCAATTGCCAATATAATCAGTATACGGCTGATATTGAAGAGAATCAAATCTTGTTATGGACATTATATATTATTGGTCGCAGTGGGTTATGTTCAGAGCAGCTATCAACAACCGTTAGAAAAGCCTATCATACCTTACAAGGTTTAGCGACTCAACGACCGTTTAAGGGGGATAATTGTATTAATAGATCTTATAATCGCTTAAATCAAGATTATCAGACTTTACACAGTTTATGTCGATTTTTCTTAGATCATTGTGGGGTAGCGCATCAAATCGGAAATTATCAGATGTTTCCTTTTTTAGTTAGAACTGATATACTCTATGAAAGATTTGTTTATGCTTGGTTAAAGTTTCATCTTCCCGGTAATTTTGAAATTAAAGCTCAAGAAATTGTTGATTTTTGTAAAATTATAGAATCTCAGATTGATTTAGTTATTTATGATAAAAATACAAAGCAAGTTATCTTTATTCTTGATACTAAATATAAAATTCCTGATTCCAAACCATCCAACTCAGACATTTATCAAGCGATCGCCTATGCTACTTTAAAAAAGAGTCAAAATGCTATTTTAGTTTATCCAAAACCTTTAAATCAACCGCTAAATTGTCTAGTTCCTAATAGTTCAATCCGTTTACAGAGTCTCACTTTTTCTTTAGAAGATGATTTAGAACAGTCTGGTCAAAGGTTTCTAAAAGCATTGTTCAATAACATAATTCAATAA